The Amycolatopsis sp. DG1A-15b genome window below encodes:
- a CDS encoding multicopper oxidase domain-containing protein produces the protein MTEIIERPATTGPITAPNWGLTKFLDPLRIPPVLRPHNREMITIPMITKRQRLHSELPESTLWTYAGHFPGPTIEVRSGKQLRISWSNEIDGEFPLVAVQGPLADAPTSRPGRELDKTDYSIVDGVADLPAWTVVHLHGARTNAGNDGWAHNAGLEGTSQLAEYPNRQPAMPLWYHDHAMAITRFNVHTGLAGMYLIRDDEEDALGLPHGDHEIPLIITDRNLDLDPATGALTGQLLFKFPFIPPAGPAIPFSGPFNLVNGVIWPHLDVDARWYRFRLLNAANSRFYTLNLVDENNVPVNDAVRLIGTDGGLLPAPAPLPAGGLTVAPAERFDVLIDFSRFKGQKLKLRNADPRLGIVEPDLMEFRVDGRPKHDPFTLPEKISTSYVRLQHGTTLPEDHDHVWIALLLNQAGHPELWDLEQVEADPGGEGIIQVQDPNGGLKTFRMVGRIFDDTTGIFIDHDRWAVWNILHVANGGPAHPIHIHLTEFQALFRRRFTTTFDQAAERTTAPIDGFTDVPLEEYEEGWKDTIIVNPGQWVSVAGQFGGGTGEFMYHCHILDHEDEGMMRPFVVHPPEVAKFHVHPGGGHHHDAA, from the coding sequence ATGACCGAAATCATCGAGCGCCCGGCGACGACCGGGCCGATCACCGCGCCGAACTGGGGACTCACCAAGTTCCTGGACCCGCTGCGCATTCCACCCGTGCTCCGGCCACACAACCGGGAAATGATCACGATTCCGATGATCACGAAGCGGCAGCGGCTGCACTCGGAATTGCCCGAAAGTACGCTGTGGACGTACGCGGGGCATTTCCCGGGGCCGACGATCGAAGTGCGCAGCGGCAAGCAGCTACGGATTTCGTGGTCGAACGAAATCGACGGCGAGTTCCCGCTCGTTGCCGTACAGGGGCCGCTCGCCGACGCGCCGACGAGCCGCCCCGGCCGCGAACTGGACAAGACGGACTACTCGATCGTCGACGGCGTCGCGGACCTGCCGGCGTGGACGGTCGTCCACCTCCACGGCGCGCGCACCAACGCGGGCAACGACGGCTGGGCGCACAACGCCGGCCTCGAGGGCACGTCCCAGCTGGCCGAGTACCCGAACCGCCAGCCGGCGATGCCGCTCTGGTACCACGACCACGCCATGGCGATCACGCGCTTCAACGTCCACACCGGCCTGGCCGGGATGTACCTGATCCGCGACGACGAGGAGGACGCGCTCGGCCTGCCGCACGGCGACCACGAGATCCCGCTGATCATCACCGACCGGAACCTGGACCTCGACCCGGCGACCGGCGCGCTCACCGGGCAGCTGCTCTTCAAGTTCCCGTTCATCCCGCCGGCCGGCCCGGCGATCCCGTTCTCGGGCCCGTTCAACCTGGTCAACGGGGTGATCTGGCCGCACCTGGACGTCGACGCGCGGTGGTACCGCTTCCGGCTGCTCAACGCGGCCAACTCGCGGTTCTACACGCTGAACCTGGTCGACGAGAACAACGTCCCGGTCAACGACGCCGTCCGGCTGATCGGCACCGACGGCGGCCTGCTGCCCGCGCCGGCGCCGCTGCCCGCCGGCGGACTGACCGTCGCCCCGGCCGAGCGCTTCGACGTCCTCATCGACTTCAGCCGCTTCAAGGGGCAGAAGCTCAAGCTGCGCAACGCCGACCCGCGGCTGGGCATCGTCGAGCCGGACCTGATGGAGTTCCGGGTGGACGGCCGGCCCAAGCACGACCCGTTCACGCTGCCGGAGAAGATCTCGACGTCGTACGTCCGGTTGCAGCACGGCACGACGCTGCCGGAGGACCACGACCACGTCTGGATCGCGCTGCTGCTCAACCAGGCGGGCCACCCGGAACTGTGGGACCTCGAGCAGGTCGAGGCCGACCCGGGCGGCGAGGGGATCATCCAGGTCCAGGACCCGAACGGCGGCCTGAAGACGTTCCGGATGGTCGGGCGGATCTTCGACGACACGACCGGGATCTTCATCGACCACGACCGGTGGGCGGTGTGGAACATCCTGCACGTGGCGAACGGCGGCCCCGCGCACCCGATCCACATCCACCTGACGGAGTTCCAGGCGCTGTTCCGGCGGCGCTTCACGACGACGTTCGACCAGGCCGCGGAGCGGACGACGGCGCCGATCGACGGGTTCACCGACGTCCCGCTGGAGGAGTACGAGGAGGGCTGGAAGGACACGATCATCGTGAACCCCGGCCAGTGGGTGAGCGTCGCCGGGCAGTTCGGCGGCGGCACCGGCGAGTTCATGTACCACTGCCACATCCTCGACCACGAGGACGAGGGCATGATGCGGCCGTTCGTCGTGCACCCGCCCGAGGTGGCGAAGTTCCACGTCCACCCGGGCGGCGGCCACCACCACGACGCCGCCTGA
- a CDS encoding ABC transporter ATP-binding protein, with product MSLTARIEAVRGSFDLDVGLDVPAGHVLALLGPNGSGKSTVLACLAGLITPASAEITVAGRALAGVPPHRRGIGLLSQDALLFPHLSAVDNVAFSPRSTGAGRRAARERAFFWLAEVDAVPLADRRPGQLSGGQAQRVAIARALAAEPDLLLLDEPFAALDVDAAPAIRGLLRRVLKTGPTTVLVTHDPLDALALADHVAVMNDGRIVERGPTREVLSAPRTAFTARIAGLNLVAGTAVAEGLRTASGEVVSGLPAADVVPGEPAVAVFPPNAVAVYTRDGEHRGSPRNTTGAVVTALEPHGPVIRVRAGGDGWAHGLTADLTPAAVAELALEPGSAVTLSVKAATVAIHPAAAS from the coding sequence GTGAGCCTGACCGCCCGGATCGAGGCCGTGCGCGGCTCGTTCGACCTGGACGTCGGCCTCGACGTGCCCGCCGGGCACGTGCTGGCGCTGCTCGGGCCGAACGGCTCCGGCAAGTCGACGGTCCTGGCCTGTCTCGCCGGGCTGATCACGCCGGCCTCGGCGGAGATCACGGTGGCCGGCCGCGCGCTGGCCGGCGTCCCGCCGCACCGCCGCGGGATCGGGCTGCTCTCGCAGGACGCCCTGCTCTTCCCGCACCTGTCCGCAGTGGACAACGTGGCGTTCTCGCCGCGCTCGACCGGCGCCGGCCGCCGCGCCGCCCGGGAGCGCGCGTTCTTCTGGCTGGCCGAGGTCGACGCCGTTCCGCTGGCCGACCGGCGGCCCGGGCAGCTGTCGGGCGGCCAGGCCCAGCGCGTCGCGATCGCCAGGGCGCTGGCCGCCGAACCGGATCTCCTGCTGCTCGACGAGCCCTTCGCCGCCCTCGACGTCGATGCCGCGCCGGCGATCCGCGGCCTGCTTCGGCGGGTCCTCAAGACGGGACCGACGACGGTGCTCGTCACGCACGATCCGCTGGACGCACTCGCGCTCGCCGACCACGTCGCGGTGATGAACGACGGCCGGATCGTCGAACGCGGCCCGACCCGCGAGGTCCTTTCCGCGCCGCGGACGGCGTTCACCGCGCGGATCGCCGGGCTCAACCTCGTCGCCGGCACCGCGGTCGCCGAAGGGCTGCGGACGGCGTCGGGCGAGGTCGTCAGCGGGCTCCCGGCGGCCGACGTGGTGCCGGGGGAGCCCGCGGTGGCGGTGTTCCCGCCGAACGCCGTCGCCGTCTACACCCGCGATGGCGAGCACCGCGGCAGCCCGCGCAACACGACCGGCGCGGTCGTCACGGCCCTGGAGCCGCACGGGCCGGTGATCCGCGTCCGGGCCGGGGGCGACGGCTGGGCGCACGGCCTGACCGCCGACCTCACCCCGGCCGCCGTGGCCGAGCTCGCGCTGGAGCCCGGCTCGGCGGTGACGCTTTCGGTGAAGGCCGCGACCGTGGCGATCCACCCGGCCGCGGCCTCCTAG
- a CDS encoding ABC transporter permease — MLGIPATAALALVVLPVVGLLVRSDLTRLPSLIGTPSSWHALRLSLLTAALSTLACVLLGVPLAVVLARARFRGVRLLRSIVLLPLVLPPVVGGLALLYLLGRKGFLGMLITTLTGESVPFTTTAVVIAQTFVAMPFLVVSLEGALRGSGDRYEQVAATLGARPWTVFRRVTLPLLLPALGSGVVLSFARALGEFGATITFAGSLEDVTRTLPLEVYTQAQVDIDSAVALSLLLIVVAVLVIAVARPRSWEGGLR, encoded by the coding sequence GTGCTGGGGATCCCGGCGACGGCCGCGCTGGCCCTCGTCGTCCTGCCGGTCGTCGGGCTGCTGGTGCGCTCGGACCTGACGCGGCTGCCGTCGCTGATCGGCACGCCGTCGTCGTGGCACGCGCTGCGGCTTTCGCTGCTCACGGCGGCGCTGTCGACGCTGGCCTGCGTGCTGCTCGGGGTGCCGCTGGCCGTCGTGCTCGCACGGGCCCGCTTCCGCGGGGTCCGGCTGCTGCGCTCGATCGTGCTGCTGCCCCTGGTCCTCCCGCCGGTCGTGGGCGGTCTCGCCCTGCTCTACCTGCTCGGCCGCAAGGGCTTCCTCGGCATGCTGATCACCACGCTGACCGGGGAGTCCGTGCCGTTCACCACGACCGCCGTGGTCATCGCGCAGACGTTCGTCGCGATGCCGTTCCTGGTCGTCAGCCTCGAAGGCGCGCTGCGCGGCTCCGGCGACCGCTACGAGCAGGTCGCCGCGACGCTGGGCGCGCGCCCGTGGACGGTGTTCCGCCGGGTCACGCTGCCGCTGCTGCTGCCCGCGCTCGGCTCCGGCGTCGTCCTCAGCTTCGCCCGCGCGCTCGGCGAGTTCGGCGCCACGATCACCTTCGCCGGCAGCCTCGAGGACGTCACCCGCACGCTGCCGCTGGAGGTCTACACCCAGGCCCAAGTGGACATCGACAGCGCCGTCGCGCTCTCGCTGCTGCTGATCGTCGTGGCGGTCCTGGTCATCGCCGTCGCGCGGCCGCGCTCGTGGGAAGGCGGCCTGCGGTGA
- the modA gene encoding molybdate ABC transporter substrate-binding protein, with protein MKKLALAVAAVALFAGACSSSDEPSTQPGASVTAPAPKGAAKAGGGTLTVFAAASLTESFTALGKAFEAQHAGVTVKFSFAGSSGLAQQLTNGAKADVFASADQANMDKAVQDGVIDGQPAVFATNKLAIAVAPGNPKGIKSFADLNKAGLTVITCAPQVPCGAAAKKIETATGVTLKPKSEEQDVKQVLNKVASGDADAGLVYVTDTTSATGKVAKVDLPEAAQAVNSYPIAAVKGGQADLAHQFEEFVLGTQGKNELTKAGFGPAQ; from the coding sequence ATGAAGAAGCTCGCTCTCGCCGTGGCGGCGGTCGCCCTGTTCGCGGGTGCGTGCAGCAGCTCGGACGAGCCCAGCACGCAGCCCGGCGCGTCGGTCACCGCGCCCGCGCCCAAGGGGGCCGCGAAGGCCGGTGGCGGCACGCTGACCGTGTTCGCCGCCGCGTCGCTCACCGAGTCGTTCACCGCGCTCGGCAAGGCGTTCGAAGCCCAGCACGCCGGCGTCACCGTGAAGTTCAGCTTCGCGGGCTCGTCCGGCCTGGCCCAGCAGCTGACCAACGGCGCCAAGGCCGACGTCTTCGCCTCGGCCGACCAGGCCAACATGGACAAGGCCGTCCAGGACGGCGTGATCGACGGCCAGCCGGCGGTCTTCGCGACCAACAAGCTCGCCATCGCCGTCGCGCCCGGCAATCCCAAGGGCATCAAGTCCTTCGCCGACCTGAACAAGGCCGGCCTCACCGTGATCACCTGCGCGCCGCAGGTGCCGTGCGGTGCGGCGGCGAAGAAGATCGAGACGGCGACCGGCGTCACGCTCAAGCCGAAGAGCGAAGAGCAGGACGTCAAGCAGGTGCTGAACAAGGTCGCCTCCGGTGACGCCGACGCCGGCCTGGTCTACGTCACCGACACGACCTCGGCCACGGGCAAGGTCGCCAAGGTCGACCTGCCCGAGGCGGCCCAGGCGGTCAACAGCTACCCGATCGCCGCGGTCAAGGGCGGCCAGGCCGACCTGGCGCACCAGTTCGAGGAGTTCGTGCTCGGCACCCAGGGCAAGAACGAGCTGACGAAGGCCGGGTTCGGTCCTGCGCAGTAG
- a CDS encoding helix-turn-helix transcriptional regulator gives MPQFRLSEAARLLGVSDDTVRRWVRAGQLTATDDAAGRKVVDGAQLAGFARAQATAPDDPSAVGRSARNRFVGLVTEVITDKVMAQVELQCGAHRVVSLMSTEAVRELGLRPGVLAVAVVKATTVLVETPEGSK, from the coding sequence ATGCCGCAATTTCGGTTGTCCGAGGCCGCGCGCCTGCTCGGCGTCAGCGACGACACCGTCCGGAGGTGGGTGCGCGCGGGGCAGCTGACCGCGACCGACGACGCCGCCGGCCGCAAGGTCGTCGACGGCGCCCAGCTCGCCGGCTTCGCCCGGGCACAGGCCACCGCGCCCGACGACCCGTCCGCGGTCGGCCGGTCCGCCCGCAATAGGTTCGTGGGGCTGGTCACCGAGGTCATCACCGACAAGGTGATGGCCCAGGTGGAACTGCAGTGCGGGGCGCACCGCGTGGTGTCCCTGATGAGTACGGAAGCCGTCCGCGAGCTGGGCCTGCGCCCGGGGGTGCTCGCGGTCGCTGTGGTCAAAGCCACCACCGTTTTGGTGGAAACGCCGGAAGGAAGTAAATGA
- a CDS encoding MarR family transcriptional regulator, protein MTEKTYPVTEEELFRFAELGRQGSTFTVLRHARIAERMGLSGTDHKTFDLVIQAGGPLTAGRIAGLTGLSTGAVTGVIDRLEKVGLVRRVRDPEDRRKVLVEVVPGAAERFLPLFESAFDALRELLAQFSPAERKVIERYQNVMLEELRAEVMGNARLA, encoded by the coding sequence GTGACGGAAAAGACTTACCCGGTCACCGAAGAGGAACTCTTCCGCTTCGCGGAATTGGGCCGCCAGGGCAGCACCTTCACCGTCCTGCGGCACGCGCGGATCGCCGAGCGGATGGGCCTGTCCGGTACCGACCACAAGACCTTCGACCTGGTCATCCAGGCCGGCGGGCCGCTGACGGCCGGCCGGATCGCCGGGCTGACCGGCCTGTCCACCGGCGCGGTCACCGGCGTCATCGACCGGCTCGAGAAGGTCGGGCTGGTCCGCCGCGTGCGTGATCCCGAGGACCGGCGCAAGGTCCTCGTCGAGGTGGTGCCGGGGGCGGCCGAACGCTTCCTGCCGCTCTTCGAGTCGGCCTTCGACGCCCTTCGCGAGCTGCTCGCCCAGTTCTCCCCGGCGGAGCGAAAAGTGATCGAGCGTTATCAGAACGTCATGCTCGAGGAGCTGCGCGCCGAAGTGATGGGCAACGCGCGCCTCGCGTAG
- the moaA gene encoding GTP 3',8-cyclase MoaA: MTAVDLGFPRVPGTRGSSRAPRPENPHLIDTFGRVATDLRVSLTDRCNLRCTYCMPAEGLDWMPGEQVLTDDELLRLMRIAVEMLGVTDIRLTGGEPLLRPGLEDLVARITALSPRPRLSMTTNGIGLARRAAGLAEAGLNRINVSLDTVDPELFKTITRRDRLSHVVAGLAAARDAGMSPVKVNAVLIRGLNETEAVPLLRFCLDEGYHLRFIEQMPLDAQHGWNRGEMITAAEILEMLGTAFTLTPFPAERGGAPAERWLVDGGPGDVGVIASVTRPFCSACERTRLTADGAVRSCLFSNDETDLRSLVRAGASDEEVADAWRATMWGKLAGHEINDAGFAQPIRPMSAIGG, translated from the coding sequence ATGACAGCAGTGGATCTCGGGTTTCCTCGCGTCCCCGGTACACGAGGATCTTCTCGCGCGCCCCGGCCCGAGAACCCCCATCTCATCGACACCTTCGGCCGGGTGGCCACCGATCTGCGGGTTTCCCTGACCGATCGGTGCAACCTGCGCTGCACGTACTGCATGCCCGCGGAGGGCCTCGACTGGATGCCGGGCGAGCAGGTGCTGACCGACGACGAGCTGCTCCGGCTGATGCGGATCGCCGTCGAGATGCTCGGCGTCACCGACATCCGGCTCACCGGCGGCGAACCGCTGCTGCGGCCGGGTCTCGAGGACCTCGTCGCGCGGATCACGGCGTTGTCGCCCCGGCCGCGGTTGTCCATGACCACGAACGGGATCGGGCTGGCCCGGCGGGCCGCGGGCCTCGCCGAGGCCGGGCTGAACCGGATCAACGTCTCGCTCGACACCGTCGACCCCGAGCTGTTCAAGACGATCACCCGGCGCGACCGGCTCTCCCACGTGGTCGCGGGCCTCGCCGCGGCGCGGGATGCCGGGATGTCGCCGGTGAAGGTCAACGCCGTGCTGATCCGCGGGCTCAACGAGACCGAAGCCGTGCCGCTGCTCAGGTTCTGCCTCGACGAGGGCTACCACCTGCGGTTCATCGAGCAGATGCCGCTGGACGCCCAGCACGGCTGGAACCGCGGCGAGATGATCACCGCGGCCGAGATCCTCGAGATGCTGGGCACCGCGTTCACCTTGACGCCGTTCCCCGCCGAGCGCGGTGGCGCGCCGGCCGAGCGCTGGCTGGTCGACGGCGGGCCCGGCGACGTCGGCGTGATCGCGTCGGTGACCCGGCCGTTCTGCTCGGCCTGCGAGCGGACGCGGCTGACCGCCGACGGCGCGGTGCGCTCCTGCCTGTTCAGCAACGACGAGACGGATCTGCGGTCCCTCGTGCGCGCGGGCGCGAGCGACGAGGAGGTCGCGGACGCCTGGCGCGCCACGATGTGGGGCAAGCTCGCCGGGCACGAGATCAACGACGCCGGGTTCGCGCAGCCGATCCGGCCGATGAGCGCGATCGGCGGTTGA
- a CDS encoding MoaD/ThiS family protein: MTIAVRYFAAARAAAGVEEEKVQLPAGASVADAVAELARLHPAGLPRLLEAVSYLLDGIAVRDLTRPLRDGAELDVLPPFAGG, translated from the coding sequence GTGACCATCGCGGTCCGGTACTTCGCGGCGGCGCGGGCCGCGGCGGGCGTGGAAGAGGAGAAGGTGCAGCTGCCGGCCGGGGCGTCGGTCGCCGACGCGGTGGCCGAGCTGGCCCGCCTGCACCCGGCCGGCCTGCCGCGACTGCTGGAGGCGGTCAGCTACCTGCTGGACGGCATCGCGGTCCGCGACCTGACCCGCCCGCTGCGCGACGGCGCGGAGCTGGACGTCCTCCCTCCCTTCGCCGGCGGCTGA
- a CDS encoding transglycosylase family protein, which produces MSYRGKHRKMSAATRTVARVAIAGIAVGAPLAIAATPASATNWDAIAQCESSGNWNTNTGNGYYGGLQFSQSTWKAYGGTGSAANASRDEQIAVAERVLQGQGIGAWPVCGKKGGSGSAAPKASGNTTKKVTPKKSTTAPAPKKATPAAPAAAPVATGVSSSNPAGDYTVVAGDTLSKIAGKFNVQGGYKKLQDLNAKYIPNADLILVGQKIATK; this is translated from the coding sequence ATGTCTTACCGAGGCAAGCACCGCAAGATGTCCGCTGCCACCCGCACCGTCGCTCGCGTCGCCATCGCGGGCATTGCGGTCGGCGCTCCCCTCGCGATCGCTGCGACCCCCGCGTCGGCGACCAACTGGGACGCCATCGCGCAGTGCGAAAGCAGTGGCAACTGGAACACCAACACCGGCAACGGCTACTACGGCGGCCTGCAGTTCTCGCAGAGCACCTGGAAGGCCTACGGCGGCACCGGCAGCGCGGCGAACGCGTCCCGCGATGAGCAGATCGCCGTGGCCGAGCGCGTCCTGCAGGGTCAGGGCATCGGCGCGTGGCCGGTCTGCGGCAAGAAGGGCGGCAGCGGTTCGGCGGCCCCCAAGGCCAGCGGCAACACCACCAAGAAGGTGACCCCGAAGAAGAGCACGACCGCGCCCGCCCCCAAGAAGGCGACGCCGGCGGCTCCGGCGGCGGCCCCCGTGGCGACCGGCGTGAGCAGCTCCAACCCGGCCGGTGACTACACCGTCGTGGCGGGCGACACCCTGTCCAAGATCGCCGGCAAGTTCAACGTCCAGGGCGGCTACAAGAAGCTGCAGGACCTGAACGCGAAGTACATCCCGAACGCGGACCTGATCCTCGTCGGGCAGAAGATCGCCACCAAGTGA
- a CDS encoding MarR family transcriptional regulator — translation MSKQSLVTEATHAAAAFGAANDVVDEAAAAAFGVNRTDLRIIGLVAAAGTLTAGQLATEANLSPAATTTAIQRLANAGHLTRRTDADDRRRAVVELTPKAAELLEEVYGPIERAGRALLAEYTPEQLELLIEVLRKGERMQLAAAERIRTR, via the coding sequence GTGTCGAAGCAATCACTGGTCACCGAGGCAACCCACGCGGCAGCGGCGTTCGGCGCGGCGAACGACGTGGTGGACGAGGCCGCCGCGGCGGCGTTCGGGGTGAACCGCACGGACCTGCGCATCATCGGCCTGGTGGCGGCGGCGGGAACGTTGACGGCGGGGCAGCTGGCCACGGAGGCGAACCTGAGCCCGGCCGCGACGACGACCGCGATCCAGCGCCTGGCGAACGCGGGCCACCTGACCCGCCGGACGGACGCGGACGACCGCCGCCGGGCAGTGGTGGAGCTGACGCCGAAGGCGGCGGAGCTGCTGGAGGAGGTCTACGGCCCGATCGAGCGGGCGGGCCGGGCGCTGTTGGCGGAGTACACGCCGGAGCAGCTGGAGCTGCTCATCGAGGTACTGCGGAAGGGCGAGCGGATGCAGCTGGCGGCGGCGGAGCGCATTCGTACGCGCTGA
- a CDS encoding nitroreductase family deazaflavin-dependent oxidoreductase, whose translation MPTTRQGLPRWLRPANRLVRLLTRLGLRLGTVHVLTVPGRRSGAPRPTPVSPLTVDGERYVVAGLPDGDWARNVRAAGRGELAHGRRRQAVTLTEVADAEVRERVMRAFPREVPHGVPMFVRLGLVTGSDPDEFAAAAQRVAAFRITAS comes from the coding sequence GTGCCGACCACCCGTCAGGGCCTGCCCCGCTGGCTCCGCCCCGCCAACCGCCTGGTTCGCCTCCTGACGCGCCTGGGACTGCGGCTGGGCACCGTGCACGTCCTGACCGTCCCGGGCCGCCGCTCGGGCGCGCCACGGCCCACTCCGGTCTCCCCGCTCACCGTCGACGGTGAGCGGTACGTCGTCGCCGGCCTGCCGGACGGCGACTGGGCGCGCAACGTCCGCGCCGCCGGCCGGGGCGAGCTCGCCCACGGACGCCGGCGGCAGGCCGTGACGCTGACCGAGGTCGCCGACGCCGAAGTGCGCGAGCGGGTCATGCGCGCCTTCCCGCGCGAGGTGCCGCACGGCGTGCCCATGTTCGTCCGGCTGGGCCTGGTCACCGGCTCCGACCCGGACGAGTTCGCCGCCGCCGCTCAGCGGGTCGCGGCGTTCCGGATCACGGCGAGTTGA
- a CDS encoding molybdenum cofactor biosynthesis protein MoaE — protein MKRSARVIVASNRAAKGVYEDKTGPVIAAWLADRGYDVPAPVVVEDGDPVGGALRAALADGVAVVLTTGGTGISPTDRTPDVTRALLDHELPGVADAIRAAGLPKVPTAVLSRGVAGVAGRTLVVNLPGSSGGVKDGLGVLDGILEHAVDQLAGGDHPRPAAAAPAVTTGASLRAGGFATRTPEKPEVRVARALVTEEPLSVEEHARLVEDDAAGAVVTFAGVVRDHDGGKGVRDLTYEGHPSADQVIADVVADLSARWAGVRAVAVSHRLGALTIGDVALACAVAAEHRGQAFAACSELVDEVKARLPVWKHQHFTDGTDEWVNSP, from the coding sequence GTGAAGCGCAGCGCGCGTGTGATCGTGGCGTCCAACCGCGCCGCGAAGGGCGTCTACGAGGACAAGACCGGCCCGGTGATCGCCGCCTGGCTCGCCGACCGCGGCTACGACGTGCCGGCGCCGGTCGTCGTCGAGGACGGCGACCCGGTCGGCGGCGCGTTGCGGGCCGCGCTGGCCGACGGCGTCGCCGTGGTCCTCACCACGGGCGGTACCGGCATCTCGCCGACCGACCGCACCCCGGACGTCACCCGCGCCCTGCTGGACCACGAACTGCCGGGCGTCGCGGACGCGATCCGCGCCGCCGGCCTGCCGAAGGTGCCCACGGCGGTGCTGTCGCGCGGGGTGGCGGGCGTGGCGGGGCGCACCCTGGTCGTGAACCTCCCCGGCTCCAGCGGCGGCGTCAAGGACGGCCTTGGCGTCCTGGACGGCATCCTGGAGCACGCCGTCGACCAGCTGGCCGGTGGCGACCACCCGCGTCCCGCCGCCGCGGCGCCCGCGGTGACAACCGGAGCTTCGCTCCGAGCCGGGGGCTTCGCCACCCGGACCCCCGAAAAGCCCGAGGTGCGGGTCGCGCGGGCGCTGGTGACCGAGGAACCGCTGTCGGTCGAGGAGCACGCCCGCCTGGTCGAGGACGACGCGGCGGGCGCGGTGGTGACCTTCGCGGGGGTGGTCCGCGACCACGACGGCGGCAAGGGCGTCCGCGACCTGACGTACGAGGGCCACCCGAGCGCGGACCAGGTGATCGCGGACGTCGTCGCGGATCTGTCGGCGCGCTGGGCCGGCGTCCGCGCGGTCGCCGTGAGCCACCGGCTGGGGGCGCTGACGATCGGCGACGTCGCCCTGGCGTGCGCCGTGGCGGCCGAACACCGCGGGCAGGCGTTCGCGGCGTGCTCGGAGCTCGTCGACGAGGTCAAGGCGCGGCTGCCGGTCTGGAAGCACCAGCACTTCACCGACGGCACGGACGAGTGGGTCAACTCGCCGTGA
- the moaC gene encoding cyclic pyranopterin monophosphate synthase MoaC — translation MSELSHVDATGAARMVDVSGKTATARTALAAGTVRTTAEVLRLLATDGLPKGDALATARIAGIMGAKRVPELIPLCHQIALSGVKVEFTLGEAEVGIRATAKTTDVTGVEMEALTAVAVAGLTLHDMIKAVDPAATLDEVRLLRKDGGKTGTWERP, via the coding sequence GTGAGTGAACTCAGCCACGTCGACGCGACCGGTGCCGCCCGGATGGTCGACGTCTCCGGCAAGACCGCCACCGCGCGCACCGCGCTCGCCGCCGGGACCGTGCGGACCACCGCCGAGGTGCTCCGGTTGCTGGCCACCGACGGCCTCCCCAAGGGCGACGCCCTCGCCACCGCGCGCATCGCCGGGATCATGGGCGCCAAGCGGGTGCCCGAGCTGATCCCGCTGTGCCACCAGATCGCGCTGTCCGGGGTCAAGGTCGAGTTCACCCTCGGCGAGGCCGAGGTCGGCATCCGCGCGACGGCGAAGACCACCGACGTCACCGGGGTCGAGATGGAAGCGCTGACCGCGGTGGCCGTCGCCGGGCTGACGCTGCACGACATGATCAAGGCCGTCGACCCGGCGGCGACGCTGGACGAGGTCCGCCTGCTCCGCAAGGACGGCGGCAAGACCGGAACCTGGGAGCGGCCGTGA
- a CDS encoding type II toxin-antitoxin system prevent-host-death family antitoxin produces MELSASEASRSFSAVLDEAERGETIVVTRNGRRVALIVPAPRANGAEVCAVFHRWAGKLDVDDRFEENVAKVRETAAAELDGDPWLD; encoded by the coding sequence ATGGAACTGTCCGCGTCAGAAGCGTCCCGGTCGTTCTCGGCGGTACTCGATGAAGCCGAGCGGGGCGAAACGATCGTCGTCACCCGCAACGGCAGGCGGGTGGCGCTCATCGTGCCCGCGCCGCGCGCGAACGGGGCCGAGGTGTGCGCGGTGTTCCACCGCTGGGCCGGAAAGCTCGACGTCGACGACCGGTTCGAGGAAAACGTGGCGAAGGTCCGCGAGACGGCGGCCGCGGAGCTGGACGGCGACCCGTGGCTCGACTGA
- a CDS encoding PIN domain-containing protein, producing MARLILDSGILIDAARQRLPAGAIGEEDDVAVPALAITEYQVGLRLDPNPARRAAHSAFLAEFLAVTPVVDYTASVVEHHAELLAHLQRTGQVRGAHDLIIAATARATGRTLVTTDGRARFEELPEVEVRLLERIG from the coding sequence GTGGCTCGACTGATCCTCGACTCCGGGATCCTCATCGACGCCGCGCGGCAGCGGCTGCCCGCGGGAGCGATCGGCGAGGAGGACGACGTCGCGGTGCCGGCCTTGGCGATCACCGAGTACCAGGTGGGCCTGCGGCTCGACCCGAACCCGGCCCGCCGGGCGGCGCACAGCGCGTTCCTGGCCGAGTTCCTGGCCGTCACACCGGTGGTCGACTACACGGCGAGTGTCGTCGAGCACCACGCCGAACTGCTGGCCCACCTCCAGCGGACGGGGCAGGTCCGCGGCGCGCACGACCTGATCATCGCGGCCACCGCCCGGGCCACCGGCCGCACGCTGGTGACCACGGACGGCCGGGCCCGGTTCGAGGAGCTTCCGGAGGTCGAGGTGAGGCTGCTGGAGCGGATCGGCTGA